The Candidatus Sericytochromatia bacterium genome includes a region encoding these proteins:
- the yihA gene encoding ribosome biogenesis GTP-binding protein YihA/YsxC, whose amino-acid sequence MFKPQARFITTAMDLASCPTFSCHEFAVVGRSNVGKSSLINALAQQKALARISKTPGRTQGINYFDFGPFLIADLPGYGYAAVSKAMQERWRRELSRYLAGRESLAGVLHLMDSRHPLQPNDLQMRAFLMEHEVPLVVVLTKIDELKQADLARTAKRVAEETSQDPILFSSRTGRGRKELLKLLVAGPAAEETSLEGDDADPEEAPLDGADLDAPAD is encoded by the coding sequence GTGTTCAAACCCCAAGCCAGATTCATCACCACCGCCATGGACCTGGCCTCCTGTCCCACTTTCAGCTGCCATGAGTTCGCGGTGGTCGGTCGTTCCAACGTCGGTAAGTCATCGCTTATCAACGCCCTGGCCCAGCAAAAAGCGTTGGCCCGCATCTCCAAGACGCCCGGGCGAACGCAGGGGATCAATTATTTCGACTTTGGCCCATTCTTGATCGCGGACCTGCCCGGATATGGCTATGCGGCCGTCTCAAAGGCCATGCAGGAACGCTGGCGGCGGGAACTGTCCCGCTATCTGGCCGGGCGCGAGAGCCTGGCGGGCGTGCTGCACCTCATGGACAGCCGTCATCCGTTGCAGCCGAATGATTTGCAGATGCGCGCCTTCTTGATGGAGCACGAGGTGCCCCTGGTGGTGGTGCTGACCAAGATCGACGAACTCAAGCAGGCCGACCTGGCCCGCACCGCCAAGCGGGTGGCGGAGGAGACCTCCCAGGACCCGATCCTGTTCTCCTCCCGCACCGGCCGGGGTCGGAAGGAACTGCTCAAACTGTTGGTGGCCGGCCCTGCGGCCGAGGAGACCTCCCTGGAGGGGGACGACGCCGACCCTGAGGAAGCCCCGTTGGATGGGGCGGACCTCGACGCGCCGGCCGATTGA
- the dusB gene encoding tRNA dihydrouridine synthase DusB — translation MNQTLQLGDVTLQSRVFLAPMCGVCDRPYLEICREIDPVSVLATEMVSANGLVHGGRNTTEMVDFHTVDGPVMIQIFGHDVGALAAGSRIIEEAGADLISMNFGCPAKKIVKNCDGAYLLKTPERIGELVEACVKATRLPMVCKMRLGWDEDSRNYLTVARIIAEAGAHSIAVHGRTREQGYSGEADWQAIAEIVRAVDIPIIGNGDIDSPERARERMRQTGVAGVMIGRAAMGNPWIIARTAHLLATGELLPEPTPSERLRVALRHAKALMAFKGERIGVFECRKHLSWYTSGLPGSAELRQRINRARTAEEMLACLGHDVLATAA, via the coding sequence ATGAACCAAACACTTCAACTGGGTGATGTGACGCTGCAGAGCCGGGTCTTCCTGGCCCCGATGTGTGGCGTCTGCGATCGCCCCTACCTGGAAATTTGCCGGGAAATCGACCCCGTGAGCGTGCTGGCCACCGAGATGGTGTCCGCCAACGGGCTCGTGCATGGGGGGCGCAACACCACCGAAATGGTGGATTTTCATACGGTTGATGGCCCGGTCATGATTCAAATTTTTGGTCACGACGTGGGCGCGCTGGCAGCCGGCAGTCGCATCATCGAAGAAGCCGGCGCTGACCTGATCTCGATGAACTTTGGCTGTCCGGCCAAGAAAATCGTCAAGAACTGCGACGGTGCCTACCTGCTGAAGACCCCGGAGCGCATTGGGGAACTGGTCGAGGCCTGCGTCAAGGCGACCCGCCTGCCGATGGTGTGCAAGATGCGCCTGGGTTGGGATGAGGATTCCCGCAACTACCTGACGGTCGCCCGCATCATCGCCGAGGCGGGGGCCCACTCCATTGCGGTCCACGGTCGCACGCGCGAGCAAGGGTACAGCGGGGAAGCCGACTGGCAGGCGATCGCCGAGATCGTCCGGGCGGTGGACATTCCCATCATCGGCAACGGGGACATCGATTCGCCCGAGCGGGCGCGGGAGCGGATGCGCCAAACCGGGGTCGCCGGCGTCATGATCGGCCGCGCCGCGATGGGGAATCCCTGGATCATCGCTCGCACGGCGCATCTGCTGGCCACCGGCGAGCTGCTCCCTGAACCGACGCCCAGCGAGCGCTTGCGCGTGGCCCTGCGCCACGCCAAGGCCTTGATGGCGTTCAAGGGGGAGCGCATCGGGGTGTTCGAGTGTCGCAAGCACCTGTCCTGGTACACCAGTGGCCTGCCTGGCTCAGCCGAGCTGCGTCAGCGCATCAACCGGGCTCGCACCGCAGAAGAAATGCTGGCTTGCCTGGGGCACGACGTGCTCGCCACGGCCGCCTGA
- a CDS encoding phosphatase: MPKRSAVEIAVELPPPLIETLIDRLLSLRIAGRDLSHTREANLKAIDRLLEGDPFYTLGIHRVENLVRSGRLDRLAVLEAVAGFTGCNRDPEVTHGPNYINPRACLRGLWQAAQRLRRVRDRRGSVVFGSGHPGTMLGAYSLLAQFLQAGGCRVPLVAPGAEVAPDWFLDFVGPVACVSDTCSVQHTHTPLAMDAYLDRLPSPPDLAFVDHGFAGACLNRHIPCLVPMDTNDPALAVAAAEGENFVLIPMNDNLPNATMQELAEILQVLITLAPSSAEI; the protein is encoded by the coding sequence ATGCCCAAACGCAGTGCCGTGGAGATCGCGGTCGAGTTGCCCCCCCCGCTGATCGAAACCTTGATCGACCGCCTGCTGTCCCTGCGAATCGCGGGGCGCGACCTCAGCCACACGCGGGAAGCGAACTTGAAGGCGATCGACCGATTGCTGGAAGGCGACCCGTTCTACACCCTTGGCATCCATCGGGTCGAAAACCTGGTGCGCAGTGGGCGGCTGGACCGGCTGGCGGTCCTGGAGGCCGTGGCTGGCTTCACGGGCTGCAACCGCGACCCTGAGGTCACGCACGGGCCCAACTACATCAACCCCCGGGCTTGCCTGCGGGGTCTGTGGCAGGCGGCCCAGCGGCTCAGGCGCGTTCGTGACCGCCGCGGAAGCGTCGTCTTCGGCAGCGGGCACCCCGGCACCATGCTGGGGGCCTACAGCCTGCTGGCACAGTTTTTACAAGCCGGCGGTTGCCGCGTTCCGCTGGTGGCCCCAGGGGCGGAGGTTGCCCCTGACTGGTTCCTGGACTTCGTCGGACCGGTTGCCTGCGTGAGCGACACCTGCAGCGTGCAACATACTCACACCCCGCTGGCCATGGACGCCTACCTGGACCGTCTGCCGTCGCCGCCCGACCTGGCTTTCGTCGATCACGGCTTCGCCGGGGCCTGCCTCAACCGTCATATCCCCTGCCTCGTGCCCATGGACACCAATGATCCGGCTTTGGCCGTGGCCGCGGCGGAGGGGGAGAACTTCGTCCTGATTCCCATGAATGACAACCTTCCCAACGCCACCATGCAGGAGTTGGCGGAGATTTTACAGGTGCTGATCACGCTGGCGCCGTCATCAGCTGAGATTTGA
- a CDS encoding trehalose-6-phosphate synthase: protein MTQRMSVPEFSGNSWFGASVERQRADLRDFCSRNLQGRQLWLASNRGPYAWHECEGRLRAERGQGGLVSALLALVHQTPTPLHWVASAMTRADARVARQSGLKRSSAMPELPLQLSFVTPSRTQYARYYDAIANHILWFVQHNVGVSSSFPAFDEARWEAWLHGYVAVNRLFARHLTQAVQRSTEAPVFLVQDYHLYLLPGLLREAFPRAPIAHFTHIAWPGADLWRSLPAPIREAILTRLLGADLVGFHCPRYVQNFLDCCQVLLEVPVDRQRCAISWNGRQVKVRSFPISVDPSELSRMAESPEVRALEHSWLGDRPERLVAMIARTDPSKNLIRSLLAFETFLARHPDWQGSVQLLALLPLSRQSTSAYASHVEDLLHTAARINASWESPRWKPIDLHFAHDQAKAIALLKRYDVLIVNSVADGMNLVAKEGPCLNRRSGVLLLSECTGAAQELGPVARVVNPFDILGLAEAIHDGLCQPVEVRRHMIREQRAVIAQNTIHRWAKDHLRALLAPHEEPEHQTPFAQRHWAHFPE from the coding sequence ATGACCCAGCGCATGAGCGTGCCGGAATTCAGCGGCAACAGCTGGTTTGGGGCCTCTGTCGAGAGGCAGCGAGCGGACCTGAGAGACTTCTGCAGTCGGAACCTGCAAGGTCGCCAGCTCTGGCTCGCCAGCAACCGGGGCCCCTACGCCTGGCACGAGTGCGAAGGGCGTTTGCGCGCCGAGCGCGGACAGGGGGGCCTGGTCTCGGCCCTGCTGGCACTGGTGCATCAGACGCCCACGCCGCTGCACTGGGTCGCCTCCGCGATGACCCGAGCAGATGCCCGCGTGGCTCGCCAGAGCGGCCTGAAGCGCTCCTCCGCGATGCCGGAACTGCCGCTTCAGCTCAGCTTCGTCACCCCGTCCCGCACCCAATATGCGCGTTACTACGATGCGATCGCCAACCACATCCTCTGGTTCGTCCAGCACAATGTGGGCGTATCATCCAGCTTTCCCGCCTTTGACGAGGCCCGCTGGGAAGCCTGGCTGCATGGCTATGTCGCCGTCAACCGGCTGTTCGCCCGGCACCTCACCCAGGCCGTGCAACGGAGTACTGAGGCCCCGGTCTTCCTGGTGCAGGATTACCACCTCTATCTGCTGCCGGGCCTGCTGCGTGAGGCGTTCCCCCGCGCTCCGATCGCCCACTTCACTCACATCGCCTGGCCCGGAGCGGACCTCTGGCGGAGCTTGCCCGCGCCGATCCGCGAGGCCATTCTGACGCGCCTGCTCGGGGCCGATCTGGTCGGATTCCATTGTCCGCGCTACGTGCAGAACTTCCTGGATTGCTGCCAGGTCTTGCTGGAAGTGCCGGTGGATCGACAGCGCTGCGCCATCAGCTGGAACGGCCGCCAGGTCAAGGTGCGATCGTTTCCAATTTCCGTGGACCCCAGCGAACTGAGCCGGATGGCTGAGAGCCCGGAGGTGCGCGCGTTGGAGCACAGCTGGCTGGGCGATCGCCCCGAGCGCCTGGTGGCCATGATTGCCCGGACCGATCCCAGCAAGAACCTGATTCGCAGCCTGTTGGCGTTTGAAACGTTCCTGGCGCGGCATCCAGACTGGCAAGGATCGGTGCAGTTGCTGGCGCTGCTCCCGCTGTCCCGTCAGTCGACGAGTGCCTATGCCTCGCACGTGGAGGACTTGCTGCACACGGCCGCCCGCATCAACGCCAGCTGGGAATCTCCGCGCTGGAAGCCGATCGACCTGCATTTCGCCCACGACCAGGCCAAGGCGATCGCCCTGTTGAAGCGTTATGACGTCCTGATCGTCAATTCAGTGGCGGATGGCATGAACCTGGTGGCCAAAGAGGGGCCCTGCCTGAACCGCCGGAGTGGGGTGCTGCTGCTGTCCGAATGCACCGGGGCTGCGCAGGAACTCGGGCCCGTGGCGCGGGTGGTCAATCCGTTCGACATCCTCGGCCTGGCAGAGGCGATCCACGATGGCCTCTGTCAGCCGGTCGAGGTGCGACGCCACATGATCCGGGAGCAGCGGGCCGTGATCGCGCAAAACACGATCCACCGCTGGGCCAAGGACCATCTGCGGGCGCTGCTCGCGCCCCATGAAGAGCCGGAACACCAGACCCCATTCGCCCAGCGCCATTGGGCGCACTTCCCGGAGTGA
- a CDS encoding glycosyltransferase family 4 protein yields MRIGLLAPLAYPIPPRGYGGTERVVASLADGLSRRGHTVTLFASGDSRCAARLRTCLPHALGNGPGSAARQALWEGLLAREAVASARELDILHDHTKSAGIQAATLADCPVLTTVHNALTPKREAVYSRHLGHPLVALSQAHARTMQGFSVVEVVPNGVPLPVCPRPQTKDSYLLFLGRLDAPKGADWAARLAARYDLPLVMAGRVANDDDFFATCVAPWLNGGRRRYVGEVDGEVKWQLLAGARALLFPIRWAEPFGLVMVEAMAVGTPVVAFGRGAVPEVVEDGVTGRILPSEADEPAWRQALMEVRQLDPQAARTRVAHLFSEDAMVERYLKLYQRLIAAPQELMSRTAAGGPPPP; encoded by the coding sequence ATGCGCATCGGCCTGCTGGCACCCCTGGCCTACCCCATCCCTCCTCGGGGATATGGGGGAACCGAACGCGTGGTGGCCAGTCTGGCCGATGGCCTGAGTCGACGCGGCCACACCGTGACCCTGTTTGCCAGTGGGGACTCGCGCTGTGCCGCCCGTCTGCGCACGTGTTTGCCGCATGCGCTCGGTAACGGGCCCGGTTCAGCCGCGCGCCAGGCGCTGTGGGAAGGCCTGCTGGCCCGCGAGGCCGTGGCCAGCGCCCGGGAACTGGATATCCTGCACGACCACACCAAAAGCGCCGGCATCCAGGCCGCAACGCTGGCGGATTGTCCGGTGCTGACGACCGTCCACAATGCGCTCACGCCGAAGCGGGAGGCGGTCTATTCACGCCACCTCGGGCATCCGCTGGTGGCCCTCAGCCAGGCGCACGCGCGCACGATGCAGGGCTTCTCGGTGGTGGAGGTCGTGCCCAACGGCGTGCCACTGCCGGTCTGCCCACGGCCACAGACCAAGGATTCCTATCTGCTGTTTCTGGGGCGTCTGGATGCGCCGAAGGGGGCCGATTGGGCGGCGCGTCTGGCCGCTCGCTACGACCTGCCGCTGGTCATGGCGGGCCGGGTCGCGAACGATGATGACTTCTTCGCGACGTGTGTGGCGCCTTGGCTGAATGGCGGGCGCAGGCGCTACGTGGGGGAGGTGGATGGCGAGGTCAAATGGCAATTGCTGGCCGGCGCTCGGGCCCTGCTGTTTCCGATTCGCTGGGCCGAGCCGTTCGGGCTGGTCATGGTCGAGGCGATGGCGGTGGGAACCCCGGTGGTGGCCTTTGGGCGCGGGGCCGTCCCGGAGGTCGTCGAGGACGGGGTGACCGGGCGGATCCTGCCGTCGGAGGCGGATGAACCGGCCTGGCGTCAGGCCTTGATGGAGGTGAGGCAGCTCGACCCCCAAGCGGCCCGCACCCGCGTGGCCCACCTGTTCTCGGAGGACGCCATGGTGGAGCGCTACCTCAAGCTTTACCAGCGCCTGATCGCAGCGCCGCAGGAATTGATGTCTCGAACGGCGGCAGGAGGACCCCCGCCTCCGTGA
- the mtnA gene encoding S-methyl-5-thioribose-1-phosphate isomerase → MHQDVETMRWEGDRLWLLDQTRLPHVWEGVSCRTADEVATAIRDMVVRGAPAIGVSAAFGMALAAQAAAGQPRAEALAQLAAAGQRLCHARPTAVNLAWGVARMQAIAEATPGEGADLAAALVRGAEAMLAEDVRINRAIGQHGLAVMPDGAQVLTHCNAGALATAGYGTALGVLRAAHAAGRSLHVWVDETRPFWQGARLTAWELVQAGISATLITDSMAGHFMARGQIDRVVVGADRIAANGDTANKIGTYGVAVLAAHHGLPFYVAAPLSTVDAGLAHGGLIPIEERPAEELTHVQGRRVAAEGVRVANPGFDVTPAALISGIITEAGVLLPPFETSIPAALRSGAGKA, encoded by the coding sequence ATGCATCAGGACGTGGAAACGATGCGCTGGGAGGGCGATCGCCTCTGGTTGCTGGACCAGACCCGCCTGCCCCACGTCTGGGAAGGCGTCAGCTGCCGCACCGCAGACGAGGTGGCGACGGCCATTCGCGACATGGTCGTCCGCGGCGCGCCGGCGATCGGCGTGAGCGCGGCCTTCGGGATGGCACTGGCGGCCCAAGCGGCGGCCGGGCAGCCGCGTGCCGAAGCCCTGGCGCAGCTGGCCGCCGCCGGCCAGCGTCTGTGTCATGCACGACCGACGGCCGTGAACCTGGCCTGGGGCGTGGCGCGGATGCAGGCGATCGCTGAGGCCACCCCCGGGGAGGGCGCTGACCTGGCGGCCGCGCTGGTGAGGGGCGCTGAAGCCATGTTGGCTGAAGACGTGCGCATCAACCGCGCGATCGGGCAACACGGCCTGGCCGTCATGCCGGATGGGGCCCAGGTGCTGACGCATTGCAACGCCGGGGCCCTGGCCACCGCCGGTTACGGCACTGCCCTCGGGGTCTTGCGGGCGGCTCACGCGGCGGGCCGCAGCCTGCACGTCTGGGTCGACGAGACCCGTCCCTTCTGGCAGGGTGCCCGGCTGACGGCTTGGGAACTGGTCCAGGCGGGAATTTCCGCCACCCTCATCACCGACAGCATGGCCGGCCATTTCATGGCCCGTGGGCAAATCGACCGCGTGGTGGTGGGAGCCGACCGCATCGCGGCCAACGGTGACACGGCGAACAAGATTGGCACCTATGGCGTGGCCGTGCTGGCGGCTCATCACGGCCTGCCCTTTTACGTGGCGGCTCCCTTGTCGACCGTGGATGCGGGATTGGCGCACGGCGGCCTGATTCCGATCGAGGAGCGGCCCGCGGAAGAACTCACCCACGTGCAGGGCCGGCGCGTGGCCGCTGAAGGCGTCCGCGTGGCCAACCCAGGTTTCGACGTCACGCCGGCGGCGCTCATCAGCGGCATCATCACGGAGGCGGGGGTCCTCCTGCCGCCGTTCGAGACATCAATTCCTGCGGCGCTGCGATCAGGCGCTGGTAAAGCTTGA
- a CDS encoding metallophosphoesterase, with amino-acid sequence MWLTLDDRWGFRLGHHRVPCPALPRPLRILHLSDAHLLSRDTAKQAFIRQVTDDNYDLVCFTGDVAEDEDAEHLVPGLLSRMPRLGAYIVLGNHDRLRQPRRVMLEEFLTQRFTGKGQRPPTAQLKARYEDQARWRVLVNETVLHEVDGCKVAVVGVDDPFTGQGNLAQAMRGLKQADVLIGLVHVPTDLASFSQRSFHLVLSGHTHGGQIRLPGVGAVVTQCDLPRRHARGVHWVERTAVHVSEGLGAGTLIRLRVNCPPRAHVIELGG; translated from the coding sequence ATGTGGTTGACGCTCGATGATCGCTGGGGCTTCCGCCTGGGTCACCATCGCGTGCCCTGTCCCGCGCTGCCTCGCCCGCTGAGAATCCTGCACCTGTCGGATGCGCACCTGCTGTCGCGCGACACCGCCAAACAGGCCTTCATTCGCCAGGTCACGGACGACAATTACGACCTGGTCTGCTTCACCGGAGACGTGGCGGAGGATGAGGACGCCGAGCACCTGGTACCGGGCCTGCTGAGCCGCATGCCACGGCTTGGCGCCTATATCGTGCTGGGCAATCACGACCGGCTGCGGCAACCGCGGCGCGTGATGCTGGAGGAATTCCTGACCCAGCGTTTCACGGGCAAGGGGCAGCGGCCCCCCACCGCCCAGCTGAAGGCCCGCTACGAGGACCAGGCTCGCTGGCGGGTGCTGGTCAACGAGACGGTGCTCCACGAGGTCGACGGCTGCAAGGTGGCGGTGGTGGGTGTGGATGACCCCTTCACCGGGCAGGGCAATCTGGCCCAGGCGATGCGGGGCCTGAAACAGGCCGACGTGCTGATCGGGCTCGTGCATGTGCCGACCGATCTGGCCTCGTTTTCCCAGCGCAGCTTTCACCTGGTGCTGAGCGGGCATACCCACGGCGGGCAAATTCGCCTGCCCGGCGTCGGCGCGGTGGTCACGCAGTGTGACCTGCCGCGTCGCCACGCGCGCGGGGTGCACTGGGTCGAACGCACGGCCGTGCATGTCAGCGAGGGCCTTGGCGCGGGCACCCTGATCCGGCTGCGCGTCAATTGCCCCCCGCGGGCCCACGTGATCGAACTGGGAGGTTGA
- the recG gene encoding ATP-dependent DNA helicase RecG, with the protein MPDTTRLQRALAIEAQHQYPNLRGNTQCFAEFVLDTLSALAREVPPRDREAIAPLTTAFARYEHLDPDLRARAVGDLAALLPRWQPKPRHRPEEPADWRDKPVQFVKGIGPALAALLGRLNIHTVDDLLRHYPRQHLDYKQRVRIGQLQAGTRATVWGTIQRVEAYNLPSAKALSIVTVTISDGSGTAIARWFGRKSNKPQLDRQKARFPLGATLLLSGEPKRDSFTGKLAFERPEVEVLGAADDEEGRSLHVGRVVPVYDLTEGLHAKTLRKAIRTALDNHLQLVRDSLPTGLRDHLLTGPEDKRVALIPLRKALETIHFPDQAEELATARIRLAFDELFWMQLGLTWRRRQLEAQTQALQLPPAGELVTRLRALLPFALTHAQERVFREIQADLAKPSPMNRLVQGDVGSGKTVVALLSLLVAVENGYQGALMAPTEILAEQHFAKLKEWVEALGLRVALLTGRQGRKERQVTLRAIAQHEVQLVVGTHALIQDQVTFARLGLVVIDEQHRFGVRQRATLREKGQNPEVLVMTATPIPRTLALTLHGDLDVSVIDELPPGRKPVATRWARTRRDQDEAWEAVRRELQAGRQCYVVYPLIDENEKLETVKAATAERERLATEVFPEFQVALLHGQMSGEEKDREIAKFRAGQSHVLVSTTVIEVGVDVPNASVMVIENAERFGLAQLHQLRGRVGRGAAQSYCYLFSSSRSETTAQRLGIMEATNDGFVVAEQDLALRGPGEFLGTRQSGLPDLKAADLVNDTLLLERAREAALLLLARDPDLSQHPLVKADMFRYFKANMAFLEVG; encoded by the coding sequence ATGCCGGATACCACCCGCCTGCAACGCGCCCTCGCCATCGAGGCGCAGCATCAGTACCCCAACCTGCGCGGCAACACGCAGTGCTTCGCCGAGTTCGTGCTCGACACGCTCAGCGCGCTGGCCCGCGAGGTACCGCCGCGCGACCGCGAGGCGATCGCCCCGCTGACCACGGCCTTCGCGCGCTATGAACACCTCGACCCCGACCTGCGCGCGCGCGCCGTGGGCGACCTGGCGGCCCTGCTGCCGCGCTGGCAGCCCAAGCCGCGCCACCGCCCCGAAGAGCCGGCCGACTGGCGCGACAAGCCGGTCCAGTTCGTGAAGGGCATCGGGCCGGCCCTGGCCGCCTTGCTGGGACGCCTGAACATCCACACCGTCGATGACCTGCTGCGCCACTACCCACGCCAGCACCTCGACTACAAGCAGCGCGTGCGCATCGGGCAACTGCAGGCCGGCACCCGGGCAACCGTCTGGGGCACGATCCAGCGGGTCGAGGCCTACAACCTGCCCAGCGCCAAGGCGCTCAGCATCGTGACGGTGACCATCTCGGACGGCAGCGGCACGGCGATCGCCCGCTGGTTCGGGCGCAAATCGAACAAGCCCCAGCTCGATCGCCAAAAGGCGCGCTTCCCGCTCGGCGCGACCCTGCTGCTGAGTGGCGAGCCGAAGCGTGACAGCTTCACCGGCAAGCTGGCCTTCGAACGTCCCGAGGTCGAGGTCCTGGGCGCCGCCGATGACGAGGAGGGGCGTAGCTTGCATGTGGGACGGGTCGTGCCCGTCTACGACCTGACCGAAGGCCTCCACGCCAAGACGCTGCGCAAGGCCATTCGCACGGCGCTCGACAATCACCTGCAACTGGTGCGGGACAGCCTGCCGACCGGCCTGCGCGATCACCTGCTCACAGGCCCCGAAGACAAGCGCGTGGCCCTGATTCCCCTGCGCAAGGCGCTGGAGACGATCCACTTCCCGGATCAGGCCGAGGAACTGGCCACGGCCCGCATACGCCTGGCCTTCGACGAGCTGTTCTGGATGCAGCTGGGGCTGACGTGGCGGCGGCGCCAGCTGGAGGCGCAGACCCAGGCGCTGCAGCTGCCGCCGGCCGGCGAGCTGGTCACCCGCCTGCGCGCGCTGTTGCCCTTCGCTCTGACCCACGCCCAGGAACGGGTGTTCCGGGAAATCCAGGCCGACCTGGCCAAGCCCAGCCCCATGAACCGGCTGGTCCAGGGCGACGTGGGCAGCGGCAAGACGGTGGTCGCGCTGCTCTCGCTGCTGGTCGCGGTCGAGAATGGTTACCAGGGGGCGCTCATGGCTCCCACCGAAATTCTGGCGGAACAACACTTCGCCAAGCTCAAGGAGTGGGTCGAGGCCCTGGGCCTGCGCGTGGCGCTGCTGACGGGGCGCCAGGGCCGCAAGGAGCGCCAGGTGACCTTGCGGGCGATCGCCCAGCACGAGGTCCAGCTCGTGGTGGGCACCCACGCCCTGATCCAGGACCAGGTGACCTTTGCCCGGCTGGGTCTGGTGGTGATCGACGAGCAGCACCGCTTCGGCGTGCGTCAGCGCGCCACGCTGAGAGAGAAGGGCCAGAACCCGGAGGTGCTGGTCATGACCGCCACGCCGATTCCACGCACGCTCGCGCTGACCCTGCATGGCGACCTGGATGTCTCGGTGATCGATGAATTGCCGCCGGGCCGCAAGCCTGTCGCGACCCGCTGGGCGCGCACCCGCCGGGATCAGGACGAGGCCTGGGAGGCGGTGCGCCGCGAGTTGCAGGCGGGCCGCCAGTGCTACGTGGTCTACCCCCTGATCGACGAAAACGAGAAACTCGAGACGGTCAAGGCCGCCACGGCCGAACGTGAGCGCCTGGCCACCGAGGTGTTTCCGGAATTTCAGGTGGCGTTGCTGCACGGCCAGATGAGCGGCGAGGAGAAGGATCGCGAGATCGCCAAATTCCGCGCGGGGCAGAGCCACGTGCTGGTGAGCACGACCGTGATCGAGGTCGGGGTGGATGTGCCCAACGCCTCGGTCATGGTGATCGAAAACGCGGAGCGCTTCGGCCTGGCCCAGTTGCATCAGCTGCGCGGACGGGTCGGCCGCGGCGCGGCTCAGTCGTATTGCTACCTTTTTTCGTCGAGTCGGTCGGAGACGACGGCCCAGCGGCTCGGCATCATGGAGGCCACCAACGACGGCTTCGTGGTGGCCGAGCAAGACCTGGCGCTGCGCGGCCCCGGCGAATTTCTCGGCACCCGCCAGAGCGGGCTGCCGGACCTCAAGGCCGCCGACCTCGTCAATGACACCCTCTTGCTCGAACGCGCCCGCGAAGCCGCCCTTTTGCTGCTCGCCCGTGACCCCGACCTCAGCCAGCATCCGCTGGTCAAGGCCGATATGTTCCGCTATTTCAAGGCCAACATGGCTTTCCTCGAGGTGGGCTGA
- the mnmA gene encoding tRNA 2-thiouridine(34) synthase MnmA, protein MAERIAVAMSGGVDSSVSAHLLAKQGVEGIGISMVIWPESRCCNTEAMRDASEVAAQVGMPFHRFDFVETFKQKVVDHFTSSYLSGFTPNPCAICNSDFKFLALLEMAREKFGCERVATGHYARVRFDEASGRWQLLKALDPSKDQTYMLYGLTQDQLARCIFPVGELHKREVRAIAKDLGFVVADKPESQDLCFSEDPQAFLREQVGDRIQPGEIVDLEGRVLGRHPGVVNYTIGQRRGLGVSAAEPLYVIRIDAEAARVVVGPKEATLGSTLLVERVNWISIAPPREPISCEVKIRYRSEPARAIVEPAPDDRWLVRFFTPQSAITPGQVAALYDGELMLAGGVIAKETPLQAPAAAIAT, encoded by the coding sequence GTGGCAGAACGCATCGCCGTGGCCATGAGCGGGGGCGTCGACAGCAGCGTCAGCGCCCATCTGCTGGCCAAGCAAGGGGTAGAGGGCATCGGAATTTCCATGGTCATCTGGCCGGAATCGCGCTGCTGCAACACCGAGGCCATGCGCGATGCCTCGGAGGTGGCGGCCCAGGTGGGCATGCCGTTCCACCGCTTCGACTTCGTGGAAACCTTCAAGCAGAAGGTGGTCGACCACTTCACCAGCAGCTACCTGTCGGGCTTCACGCCGAACCCCTGCGCGATCTGCAACAGTGACTTCAAGTTCCTGGCGCTGCTGGAAATGGCCCGCGAGAAGTTCGGCTGTGAACGGGTCGCCACCGGTCATTACGCGCGCGTCCGCTTCGACGAGGCCTCGGGCCGCTGGCAGCTGCTCAAGGCACTGGACCCCAGCAAGGACCAGACCTACATGCTCTACGGACTGACGCAGGACCAGCTCGCGCGCTGCATCTTCCCGGTCGGCGAACTGCACAAGCGGGAGGTGCGGGCGATCGCCAAGGACCTCGGCTTCGTGGTGGCGGACAAGCCGGAAAGCCAGGATCTCTGCTTCAGTGAAGATCCACAGGCCTTCCTGCGGGAGCAGGTGGGCGATCGCATCCAGCCCGGTGAGATTGTCGACCTCGAAGGCCGCGTGCTGGGACGCCATCCCGGGGTGGTGAACTACACCATCGGCCAGCGGCGGGGCCTGGGAGTCTCGGCTGCCGAACCGCTCTACGTGATCCGCATCGACGCGGAGGCGGCGCGCGTCGTGGTCGGGCCCAAGGAGGCCACGCTGGGCAGCACCCTGCTGGTCGAGCGCGTGAACTGGATCTCGATCGCCCCGCCCCGCGAACCGATCAGCTGCGAGGTCAAGATCCGCTACCGTTCCGAGCCGGCGCGGGCGATCGTCGAACCCGCCCCCGACGACCGCTGGCTGGTGCGCTTCTTCACGCCGCAAAGCGCCATCACGCCCGGCCAGGTGGCCGCCCTCTATGACGGCGAGCTGATGCTGGCCGGGGGCGTGATCGCGAAGGAAACGCCGCTGCAGGCGCCCGCGGCGGCGATCGCCACCTGA